A region of Chitinophaga horti DNA encodes the following proteins:
- a CDS encoding RNA polymerase sigma factor, translated as MDVPGLYKRVAAGEESAFRELVELYAPRLQALAVRITGDLAVAHDLVQDTFLKVWLARDQLTELDQPSAWIKKICFFLAINYVRRQNIHGKVVNAVGQDALQTTSAAEMLEFNQLLGLVNKAVQQLPEKQQRIYRLSREQHLSINEIAEQMGLAVSTVKNLMVMALKNIRESLQRAGYPLFILVLLDILL; from the coding sequence ATGGATGTTCCAGGATTGTATAAACGTGTGGCCGCCGGGGAGGAGAGCGCATTCAGGGAGCTGGTGGAGCTGTATGCCCCCAGGCTGCAGGCGCTGGCCGTTCGCATTACAGGCGATCTGGCCGTGGCGCACGATCTCGTGCAGGATACCTTTCTTAAAGTATGGCTCGCCCGCGACCAGCTTACGGAGCTGGACCAGCCCTCGGCATGGATCAAAAAGATCTGCTTCTTCCTCGCTATCAATTATGTTCGCCGGCAAAATATCCATGGTAAAGTAGTAAACGCTGTTGGGCAGGATGCGCTGCAAACGACTTCCGCTGCCGAGATGCTGGAGTTTAATCAGCTCCTGGGGCTGGTGAACAAAGCTGTACAACAATTACCGGAAAAGCAGCAACGCATTTACCGCCTTAGCAGGGAACAACACTTAAGCATTAATGAGATAGCCGAACAGATGGGCCTGGCTGTCAGCACGGTGAAAAATCTGATGGTGATGGCGCTCAAAAATATCCGGGAGTCGCTGCAAAGGGCCGGCTACCCGCTGTTTATCCTGGTATTGCTCGACATTTTACTATGA